A genomic window from Silene latifolia isolate original U9 population chromosome Y, ASM4854445v1, whole genome shotgun sequence includes:
- the LOC141630116 gene encoding uncharacterized protein LOC141630116 has protein sequence MEILEAVLMKMGFDGSWVERVMECVTTVNYEVLVNGTVSTTFTPERGLRQEDSISPYLFILCAEVLSSLLRREVENNTIHGIRIAPTAPVIFHLLFADDRIFFVKANEMEAGRVKALLYAYEKASGQVVNYDKTIVSFSKGTREVRRNRVAEVLGVRAVGVQEKYLGLPTVVGHSRQVV, from the coding sequence ATGGAAATTTTGGAAGCTGTTTTGATGAAGATGGGCTTCGACGGGTCGTGGGTTGAGAGGGTAATGGAATGTGTGACGACGGTCAATTATGAGGTGTTGGTGAATGGCACGGTCTCTACTACATTTACTCCGGAAAGGGGGCTTCGACAAGAGGACTCGATTTCACCATATCTTTTTATCCTATGTGCGGAGGTGCTGTCGAGTCTTTTACGTCGAGAAGTGGAAAATAATACTATTCACGGTATTCGAATTGCCCCAACCGCTCCTGTGATATTTCACTTGCTCTTTGCAGACGATAGAATTTTCTTTGTCAAGGCTAATGAAATGGAGGCAGGTAGGGTGAAAGCTCTACTATATGCATATGAGAAGGCGTCGGGTCAGGTTGTTAACTATGATAAGACCATTGTATCTTTTAGCAAGGGAACAAGAGAAGTGAGAAGAAACCGGGTGGctgaagttcttggagtacgggCGGTGGGAGTACAGGAGAAGTATTTGGGACTCCCGACTGTAGTGGGGCACTCCAGGCAGGTCGTGTAA
- the LOC141630115 gene encoding uncharacterized protein LOC141630115 has product MNLLSLNCRGLGNPDAVGGLKHLLRREDPSIVLFCETKLCSRDMQAVIRKIGGYEGVAVDSRGRSGVLAFFWRKEVRCQLRLASVHVMDFDVEFGEMKCRITSFYGWPAIQDRHLSWQQLRLLATQSNDPWLCVGDFNEILYSTEMRGGNRAQRQMNNFRDVVDDCGLRDIPFEGYEFTFDNGQAGIDNRQCRLDRAMGTTDWFDLFPYAKLLHLDREWSDHSPLRVVIDKRVREGMGANRKFRFEHGINIGGITRDLAKKRRRLKILNEGQCSKRAVEERRKLVSDINKLLRQEEQFWRQRSRAIWFKDGDCKTKFFRRTASQRKEKNRIQRLVEEDGHVYEKTSDIAEAATRYFQGLFSSTSPIGFDDVLQGVEGSVTGQMNEILRAVYTGKEVIMALNQMNPLKAPGPDDGLFFQTGIS; this is encoded by the exons ATGAATCTTTTGAGCCTTAACTGCAGGGGGCTGGGCAACCCCGATGCAGTAGGCGGACTTAAACATTTGCTCAGGAGGGAGGATCCTAGTATTGTGCTTTTTTGTGAAACTAAGTTGTGTAGTAGAGATATGCAAGCTGTTATTAGAAAGATAGGGGGATATGAAGGGGTGGCTGTAGATAGTAGGGGGCGTTCTGGTGTGTTAGCGTTCTTTTGGCGTAAAGAAGTAAGGTGTCAGCTGAGGCTCGCGTCTGTACATGTTATGGACTTTGATGTGGAGTTCGGGGAGATGAAGTGTAGGATCACTAGTTTCTATGGTTGGCCGGCTATACAAGACCGACACTTATCTTGGCAACAACTTCGGTTACTTGCTACACAGTCGAATGATCCATGGCTATGTGTAGGGGACTTTAATGAGATTTTGTATTCTACGGAGATGAGGGGTGGAAATCGTGCTCAGCGGCAGATGAATAATTTTCGGGACGTTGTGGACGATTGTGGGTTACGAGATATTCCGTTTGAAGGGTATGAGTTTACTTTTGATAATGGGCAAGCAGGTATTGATAATCGACAGTGCCGCCTTGATAGAGCAATGGGTACGACGGACTGGTTTGATCTTTTTCCATATGCTAAGCTTCTTCACCTTGACAGAGAATGGTCAGACCATTCCCCGTTGAGGGTAGTGATTGATAAACGTGTACGAGAGGGGATGGGAGCGAATAGAAAGTTTAGATTTGAGCAT GGAATTAATATTGGAGGGATAACAAGGGACCTGGCGAAAAAAAGGAGGCGTCTTAAAATTTTGAATGAGGGGCAATGTTCGAAACGAGCAGTAGAGGAGAGGAGGAAATTGGTGTCTGATATAAATAAATTGTTGAGACAAGAAGAGCAATTCTGGCGTCAACGTTCTAGGGCAATTTGGTTTAAAGACGGAGACTGTAAAACGAAATTTTTCCGCCGCACAGCTAGTCAGCGAAAGGAGAAGAACCGAATTCAAAGGCTGGTTGAAGAGGATGGTCATGTTTATGAGAAAACGAGTGACATTGCGGAAGCTGCTACTAGATACTTTCAAGGGTTGTTCTCGTCTACATCCCCTATTGGATTTGATGATGTCTTGCAGGGCGTAGAAGGTAGCGTCACAGGTCAGATGAACGAAATTCTGAGGGCCGTATATACAGGAAAGGAGGTTATTATGGCATTGAATCAAATGAACCCGCTCAAGGCGCCTGGACCAGACGATGGACTATTTTTTCAAACTGGCATATCGTAG